CAATCATGGGGCCAAGCGGTTCTGGTAAATCAACAATGATGAATATTCTCGGTCTATTAGATCGCTTTGATGAAGGAACGTATCATTTAAATGGGCAAGATGTGACAAATTTGACGAGTTATGAAAGTGCTCATGTTAGAAATAAAGAAATCGGTTTTGTTTTTCAATCCTTTAATTTAATGCCGCGGATGTCTCTTTTAGACAACGTTGCATTACCAATGGTTTACTCAGGAATTGCACCGAAAGAACGTAAAGAGCGAGCTTTAGAGGCATTGCGAAAAGTTGGTTTAGCAGATCGTGTAACTCATCGTCCCAATGCCATCTCAGGTGGACAAAAACAACGTGTTGCCATTGCTCGTGCCATTGTCAATGATCCAGCTGTCTTGATGGCTGATGAACCAACTGGAAATTTAGATTCAAAAACAACACTAGAAATCATGAAAATATTCCAAGATTTAAATAATGCTGGTACCACTGTGGTCATGGTGACACACGAACCAGATGTTGCCCAGTACACTAAACGGATCGTCTCTTTCAAAGATGGCGAAATCATTGATGATCAACCTGTCAAAGAGCGAAAAACACTATAGAAAGGAGCCGTTTTTATGGGAATCATTGAGAGTTTCAAAATGGCGATCGATAGTATTTTAGCCAATAAAATGCGTTCGTTTTTGACCATGTTAGGAATCATCATCGGAATTGCAGCTGTAATTGCTATTTTAGCAGTCGGTAATGGCGCAACGAGTCAAATCACAGGCACATTTAGCGACTTAGGAGCTTCAACAATTTCAGTTTCTACTAGTCGAGATGCAACGGATAGTCAAAAAATCACAAGTAAAGATATCAAGGCACTAAAAGACGGTATTCCCCAAATCGATCATCTCTCCCCTGTCGTGTCGATCCAAGCGGTTGGAGCAGCTAACGACAAGTCAAAAGCTACTTTGATCATGGCAGGAACACCTGATTTACAGTATACGAATCAAACAATG
This sequence is a window from Enterococcus sp. 7F3_DIV0205. Protein-coding genes within it:
- a CDS encoding ABC transporter ATP-binding protein; this encodes MIDLKDVVKIYRTGGEELMALKHVSLHIAEGEFTSIMGPSGSGKSTMMNILGLLDRFDEGTYHLNGQDVTNLTSYESAHVRNKEIGFVFQSFNLMPRMSLLDNVALPMVYSGIAPKERKERALEALRKVGLADRVTHRPNAISGGQKQRVAIARAIVNDPAVLMADEPTGNLDSKTTLEIMKIFQDLNNAGTTVVMVTHEPDVAQYTKRIVSFKDGEIIDDQPVKERKTL